A genomic stretch from Candidatus Delongbacteria bacterium includes:
- a CDS encoding ABC transporter ATP-binding protein, giving the protein MSSSDSYVKMVGITKKFGPVIANKDVSFKVKKGEIYALLGENGAGKSTLMNMLSGIYRPDDGTIYIKGDKVNFSKPADSIKKGIGMIHQHFKLVDIMTAKENIILGQEKNFFLNKKKLSDKIKNICDKFGLYIDPDKKIYDMSVGEKQTVEILKVLYRGADILILDEPTAVLTPQETKKLFDILRNMKNEGCAIIIITHKLNEVMEISDWVTVLRKGESVGSVKTSETSPKALTELMVGRSVDLKINRSEIGERNIVMEVKNLTVKDDLGISKIKDLSFLMRSGEILGIAGIAGSGQKELCETIAGLMKAESGEIIFKGGNILGKDSREIIDLGITMSFIPEDRLGMGLVASMDMVDNIMLKDYYKQNSLFLDRKPSADKSRKIIKDLDVQTPGISYPVKYMSGGNIQKVLLGRELGLNPCLIITAYPTRGLDIGSSHLIYDILDEQKKKNVPILYIGEDLDVLMQLCDKIMVLAEGRNAGVVNALETTKEELGLMMTSGDDSGNTKEKARQILGGKGI; this is encoded by the coding sequence GGTGAGATTTATGCTCTACTTGGCGAAAATGGAGCTGGGAAAAGCACATTGATGAATATGTTGTCAGGAATCTACAGACCTGATGACGGTACGATCTATATAAAAGGTGATAAAGTAAATTTTTCAAAACCAGCCGATTCTATTAAAAAAGGGATTGGTATGATTCATCAGCATTTCAAACTGGTGGATATTATGACTGCGAAAGAGAATATTATATTAGGTCAGGAGAAAAATTTCTTTTTAAATAAAAAAAAGCTTTCAGATAAAATAAAGAATATTTGTGATAAATTTGGTCTTTACATCGATCCTGATAAGAAAATTTATGATATGTCGGTGGGGGAGAAGCAGACTGTAGAAATTTTGAAAGTCCTTTACAGAGGTGCAGATATTCTAATTCTTGATGAACCTACTGCCGTACTAACTCCTCAGGAAACGAAAAAGCTTTTCGATATTCTCAGGAATATGAAGAATGAAGGCTGTGCTATAATTATCATCACTCATAAACTCAATGAGGTTATGGAAATTAGCGATTGGGTGACGGTGCTTAGAAAAGGAGAATCAGTTGGATCTGTCAAAACTTCTGAAACTTCTCCTAAAGCTCTTACTGAACTTATGGTTGGTAGATCGGTTGATCTTAAAATTAACCGTAGTGAGATAGGGGAGAGGAATATTGTCATGGAAGTCAAAAATCTTACTGTAAAAGATGATCTTGGGATAAGTAAGATCAAAGATCTTTCATTTTTAATGAGGTCTGGTGAGATTTTGGGTATTGCCGGTATCGCAGGTTCAGGTCAAAAAGAGCTATGTGAAACAATTGCAGGGCTAATGAAAGCAGAGAGCGGAGAGATAATTTTTAAAGGTGGCAATATATTAGGTAAAGATTCCAGAGAGATCATTGATCTTGGAATTACCATGAGTTTTATTCCAGAAGATCGTCTTGGTATGGGTCTCGTAGCTTCAATGGATATGGTTGATAACATCATGTTAAAAGATTATTATAAACAAAATTCGCTTTTTCTTGATAGAAAACCTTCAGCCGATAAATCCAGAAAAATTATAAAAGATTTAGATGTACAGACTCCGGGAATAAGTTATCCTGTTAAATATATGTCTGGTGGAAATATTCAAAAAGTTCTTCTTGGTAGAGAGCTTGGTCTAAACCCTTGCTTGATAATTACTGCTTATCCAACAAGAGGACTAGATATTGGTTCGTCACATTTAATATATGATATTCTGGATGAGCAGAAGAAAAAGAATGTTCCAATACTTTACATTGGTGAAGATCTTGATGTTTTAATGCAACTTTGTGATAAAATTATGGTTTTGGCTGAAGGTAGAAATGCCGGAGTTGTAAATGCTCTGGAAACAACAAAAGAAGAGCTTGGACTGATGATGACTTCTGGTGATGATTCGGGAAATACCAAGGAAAAGGCAAGACAAATTCTTGGTGGAAAGGGTATATAA
- a CDS encoding ABC transporter permease, producing MYKIEKKGHVSKRENFKIRLTAIILALLTSALFIMLMDKNPLDVYLSMVDGAFGTEYRIRETLVKSIPLIVTSLGISLAFRMKFWNIGGEGQIIMGAFSATFVALTFPEMNSIILLSLMGLAGFVAGGLWGLIPAYFKARFKTNETIFTLMMNYIALKWITYLQYGPWKDPKALGFPKIPNFSVNAVLPNLFGIHSGWLIALILAVIVHIYIRRTKSGYEINVVGESENTARYAGINVKKVIMKTVFLSGAVCGITGMIQASAVNRTLSTKLSAGVGYTAIITAWLAGLSSPLIILVSILFAAMVQGGAFIQLAYQIPQSAAEILQSMILFFVLGSEFFIRFKITKIRK from the coding sequence TTGTATAAGATAGAAAAAAAAGGTCATGTCTCGAAGAGAGAGAATTTTAAGATTAGATTAACGGCAATTATTCTCGCTTTACTAACCTCTGCACTTTTTATAATGCTTATGGACAAAAATCCATTGGATGTGTATCTGTCCATGGTTGATGGTGCATTTGGTACAGAATACAGAATTAGAGAAACATTGGTAAAATCAATTCCATTAATTGTAACTTCTCTGGGTATTTCGTTAGCTTTTCGAATGAAATTTTGGAATATCGGAGGTGAAGGTCAAATTATAATGGGGGCTTTTTCTGCTACATTTGTGGCTTTAACTTTCCCCGAAATGAACTCCATAATATTACTTTCATTGATGGGTTTAGCAGGTTTCGTAGCTGGAGGATTGTGGGGTTTAATTCCTGCGTATTTCAAAGCTAGATTTAAAACGAACGAAACAATATTTACACTTATGATGAATTATATAGCTTTGAAATGGATTACATATTTGCAATATGGACCATGGAAAGATCCAAAAGCTCTGGGATTCCCAAAAATTCCAAATTTTTCGGTAAATGCTGTTCTTCCAAATTTATTTGGTATACATTCAGGTTGGTTAATTGCACTTATTTTGGCTGTGATTGTTCATATATACATTAGGAGAACAAAAAGTGGCTATGAGATAAATGTTGTTGGTGAAAGTGAAAATACTGCTCGTTATGCTGGAATAAATGTGAAAAAAGTAATAATGAAAACTGTCTTTTTAAGCGGTGCAGTTTGTGGTATTACCGGTATGATTCAGGCTAGTGCAGTTAACAGAACTCTCTCGACAAAATTGAGTGCAGGTGTTGGGTATACTGCAATAATTACAGCTTGGCTTGCCGGATTGTCCTCTCCATTGATAATTTTAGTTTCGATACTTTTTGCTGCGATGGTACAGGGTGGAGCTTTTATACAGCTTGCTTATCAGATTCCTCAATCAGCAGCAGAAATTTTACAAAGTATGATTCTATTTTTTGTTTTAGGAAGTGAATTTTTCATCAGATTTAAAATTACAAAGATCAGGAAATAA
- a CDS encoding ABC transporter permease, with translation MLTTFLAAAIVAGTPLLYAILGEIISEKAGKLNLGVEGMMLLGAVFSFVTVLSTESATMAVIAALLAGAAGAFIFAFLTITMRANQVVTGLALTIFGTGISSFIGKDLMGLVVPENVKLTFKEFAIPYLSDIPVIGEAFFNQGILVYFGYITAILCGIYLYNTRPGLYLRAIGENNSASDASGLNITMYKYIHVMVGGALCGLAGAYLSLVYVPSWQENVTAGRGWIAVALVIFSKWNPYRAIIGAILFGGLDIIGFRLQKFDINISQYLIDMLPYAVTIFLLIITSIKKSKENSPPAELGSTYFREDR, from the coding sequence ATGTTAACAACTTTTTTAGCAGCAGCAATTGTAGCAGGAACACCATTACTATATGCAATTTTGGGTGAGATAATTAGTGAGAAAGCTGGAAAGCTTAATCTAGGAGTGGAAGGAATGATGCTCCTCGGTGCTGTTTTTTCATTTGTGACAGTACTTTCCACAGAGAGTGCAACTATGGCAGTAATTGCAGCATTATTAGCCGGAGCAGCAGGAGCTTTCATTTTTGCGTTTCTAACCATAACAATGAGAGCAAATCAGGTAGTTACAGGTTTAGCTTTAACAATTTTTGGTACTGGAATTTCAAGTTTTATAGGTAAAGATCTTATGGGACTGGTGGTTCCAGAAAATGTAAAATTAACTTTCAAAGAGTTTGCAATACCATATTTAAGCGATATTCCAGTAATTGGTGAAGCTTTTTTTAATCAAGGGATATTAGTTTACTTTGGTTATATAACAGCAATTCTATGTGGCATCTATCTTTACAATACAAGACCAGGTCTCTATTTACGTGCCATTGGAGAGAACAATTCCGCATCAGATGCTTCAGGATTAAATATCACGATGTACAAATACATACATGTAATGGTAGGTGGAGCATTGTGTGGCCTTGCTGGAGCATATCTCTCACTTGTTTATGTACCTTCATGGCAGGAAAATGTTACAGCAGGTAGAGGTTGGATAGCTGTAGCTTTAGTAATATTCTCAAAGTGGAATCCCTACAGAGCAATTATTGGGGCGATACTTTTCGGAGGTTTGGATATTATTGGATTTAGATTACAAAAATTTGATATAAATATTTCACAATACTTAATCGATATGCTTCCCTATGCAGTTACGATTTTCCTGTTGATTATAACATCCATAAAAAAATCAAAGGAAAATTCTCCTCCAGCAGAATTGGGGTCAACTTACTTCAGAGAAGACAGATAA
- a CDS encoding sodium:solute symporter family protein — protein sequence MHIIEISIVLGYFIILVIIGEVVRKKTKNISDYTVAGRNMGTFAVTCSIIGLWLGGLSTIGISEMAYSQGLFPIFFNFSIAVGMVVLSFTVAKYYRKLNAVTVGDIIERLFSRRVKRFVSINFVIAAVILVSLQLQAAGTLASSLFNVDNNIAIVVTGTVILLYVTSGGMKSLAVTNIVHVILLYVTIFASFVVVFSISGGFEGLGDLLNTGFVKEGLSVSEANQKEVLFMNPFSPGMDKAIAWFIGVFLAVFSTQASLQPIFSSKNSEIAKRSSIISALFIAPLGFMVSIIGVYARSISTEIGIVNAKDAFPFVLMKSGHFSPIFAGLVSAGIFAAIISTLAPTLFASSTIIVKDFIYGRGQEDNPKMLKIGKIVTLTIGVLVIPFAIFFNKGILESAYFTYAIRCSSTIIILLGLVRKFFKIKWIMNDISAILSVIFSILGVGIYIVIPVEYLKTFQDNFGFFPDKVYFSLVSTVIGLVIGWGLTRMMEKK from the coding sequence ATGCATATAATCGAAATATCGATTGTACTGGGATATTTTATTATTCTGGTAATTATCGGCGAAGTCGTCAGAAAAAAAACTAAAAATATTTCGGATTATACAGTAGCTGGAAGAAATATGGGAACCTTTGCGGTTACTTGCTCAATTATAGGTTTGTGGCTGGGTGGTTTAAGTACAATCGGAATTTCCGAAATGGCTTACAGTCAAGGGTTGTTTCCAATTTTCTTCAATTTTTCCATAGCAGTTGGAATGGTTGTTCTAAGTTTTACAGTTGCAAAATACTACAGAAAGTTGAATGCTGTAACAGTAGGTGATATAATTGAAAGATTGTTTAGCAGAAGAGTTAAACGTTTTGTAAGTATAAACTTCGTAATCGCAGCTGTAATATTAGTTTCACTCCAATTACAAGCAGCCGGAACTTTAGCTTCATCACTTTTCAATGTAGATAATAATATTGCCATAGTAGTAACAGGTACTGTTATTTTATTATATGTCACTAGTGGTGGAATGAAATCTTTAGCTGTCACAAATATTGTCCATGTAATTCTCCTCTATGTTACCATATTTGCATCATTTGTAGTAGTCTTTTCCATAAGTGGAGGGTTTGAAGGACTTGGAGATTTGTTGAATACCGGCTTTGTAAAAGAAGGTTTATCAGTATCAGAAGCGAATCAAAAAGAAGTTCTTTTCATGAATCCCTTCTCCCCAGGAATGGATAAAGCAATAGCCTGGTTTATTGGTGTTTTTCTCGCAGTATTCTCAACTCAAGCCTCATTACAGCCTATATTTTCATCAAAAAATTCAGAAATAGCAAAGAGAAGTTCGATAATTAGTGCTTTGTTTATAGCTCCTTTGGGTTTTATGGTTTCCATAATAGGAGTTTATGCCAGATCAATTTCAACCGAAATCGGCATTGTTAACGCAAAAGATGCTTTCCCTTTTGTACTTATGAAAAGTGGACACTTCTCACCAATTTTTGCAGGGCTTGTATCAGCGGGTATTTTCGCTGCAATAATTTCAACTTTAGCTCCTACATTATTTGCTTCTTCGACAATAATCGTTAAGGATTTTATATACGGAAGAGGACAGGAAGATAATCCTAAAATGTTGAAAATAGGTAAGATAGTAACTTTAACTATAGGCGTTTTAGTTATTCCATTTGCAATATTTTTCAACAAAGGTATTCTCGAAAGTGCTTATTTTACCTATGCAATAAGATGTTCATCAACGATAATTATTCTATTAGGATTGGTAAGGAAATTTTTCAAGATAAAGTGGATTATGAATGATATTTCAGCGATTTTGAGTGTGATATTTTCAATCTTAGGTGTGGGAATTTATATTGTAATACCAGTAGAATATTTGAAGACATTTCAGGATAATTTCGGATTTTTTCCAGATAAAGTTTATTTTTCACTAGTTAGTACAGTGATAGGATTAGTGATTGGTTGGGGATTGACTAGGATGATGGAGAAGAAGTAG